From a single Chiloscyllium punctatum isolate Juve2018m chromosome 31, sChiPun1.3, whole genome shotgun sequence genomic region:
- the LOC140456893 gene encoding probable G-protein coupled receptor 139 — protein MHAPLTGPIFAIYYPVFAAIAAPANLIAIVILSRRRCGLSSCITRYLLSMAVTDLLVVIIAVILHWIRGIYFPVSFLTTTPGCRASAALNYAARDSSVWLTVAFTFDRCVAICCQKLKVKYCTEKTAVVVIATVCSLSCMKHIPTYFIYEPVYVIDNVPWFCSIKSSFYASPGWAAFDWMDRILTPCVPFILILLLNTLTIRHVLVASKARKRLQPNCNGAIQRDPEMENRKKSMILLLSISGSFVALWMAYVINMFYVRFTKGSYFEASNITDPRFILQESGYMLQLFSCCTNTCIYAATQSKFRKELKNAVKYPFKLICKFWK, from the coding sequence CTAACCTTATAGCGATTGTGATCCTGTCCAGAAGAAGGTGTGGTTTATCCAGCTGTATCACTCGGTACCTGCTGTCCatggcagtgacagacctgctTGTGGTCATCATTGCAGTGATTTTGCATTGGATTCGTGGCATTTATTTCCCAGTTAGCTTTCTAACAACCACTCCAGGCTGCCGTGCCAGCGCTGCTCTCAATTATGCAGCCAGAGACAGCTCTGTTTGGTTAACGGTCGCTTTCACCTTCGATCGATGTGTGGCCATTTGCTGCCAGAAGCTGAAAGTTAAATATTGCACGGAGAAAACAGCAGTTGTGGTGATAGCAACAGTTTGTTCTCTGAGCTGCATGAAACACATCCCCACTTACTTCATATATGAACCAGTCTATGTAATAGACAATGTGCCGTGGTTTTGCAGCATCAAGTCGTCATTTTATGCATCACCTGGCTGGGCAGCATTTGATTGGATGGATCGTATTCTAACCCCTTGTGTCCCTTTTATTCTGATCCTTTTGCTCAATACGCTGACTATCAGACATGTTCTAGTGGCTAGTAAAGCACGCAAGAGACTCCAACCCAACTGCAACGGAGCGATTCAGAgggacccagagatggagaaccGGAAGAAATCCATGATCTTACTATTGTCTATATCAGGCAGCTTTGTTGCTTTATGGATGGCCTACGTCATAAACATGTTTTATGTACGATTTACAAAGGGCAGTTATTTTGAAGCTTCCAATATTACTGATCCACGATTCATTCTGCAGGAAAGTGGATACATGTTGCAACTTTTTAGTTGTTGCACCAACACATGCATTTACGCAGCAACACAAAGTAAATTCAGGAAAGAATTAAAGAATGCAGTGAAATACCCATTTAAACTCATTTGCAAATTCTGGAAATAA